One Vicinamibacteria bacterium DNA window includes the following coding sequences:
- a CDS encoding dicarboxylate/amino acid:cation symporter translates to MWLLDRYRRLSLGARILVFMVAGVVVGLVLGESAAAFEPLGNLFIRLLMMAAIPLVFFNLVAAIGSMTDVKLLGRLGVKIIVYYTLTTVVAILLGLATTAWLRPGDGMVLAETPPEGLGALPSVGEVVLDLVPTNVVDAFARGNVGQIVFFSVLLGFATALLPEERRQPLDGLFNAAAELFRKLVALVLRFGPIGIGALAAATVGQYGSGLFGPLARFLASVWLAQAIVVALYLVFVLFFGRTSPLEFLRKTGPLYATTAATCSSLASLAVSLELAEKRLKLPRAVYAFTLPLGAQFNKDGTAVMLGSVLLFTSQSAGIDLDGAAMVSVLALGLVLSQASSGIPGGGLVSALLFVEAFQLPVEIAAIVGGIYRLVDMGSTTVNMMGDLVGTLWVARSEALSFPANEESESDGTHSG, encoded by the coding sequence GTGTGGCTTCTCGACCGCTACCGTCGCCTGTCTCTCGGCGCCCGGATTCTCGTATTCATGGTGGCCGGTGTCGTCGTCGGCCTCGTTCTCGGGGAATCTGCCGCTGCCTTCGAGCCGCTTGGCAACCTGTTCATACGACTCCTCATGATGGCAGCCATTCCGCTCGTCTTCTTCAACTTGGTGGCGGCGATCGGCTCCATGACCGACGTCAAGTTACTCGGCCGGCTCGGCGTCAAGATCATCGTTTATTACACGCTGACCACGGTCGTGGCGATTCTCCTGGGATTGGCCACGACCGCATGGCTTCGACCTGGCGACGGGATGGTGCTCGCCGAAACACCGCCCGAGGGACTCGGAGCGTTGCCGAGCGTTGGCGAGGTCGTTCTCGATCTCGTCCCCACCAACGTCGTCGATGCTTTCGCCCGGGGCAACGTGGGGCAAATCGTCTTTTTTTCCGTGCTCCTCGGCTTCGCCACAGCCCTTCTACCCGAGGAGCGCCGCCAACCACTCGACGGCCTCTTCAATGCGGCAGCGGAGCTTTTTCGAAAACTGGTCGCCCTCGTTCTCCGGTTCGGCCCCATCGGCATCGGAGCACTCGCCGCAGCGACCGTGGGTCAATACGGGTCGGGACTCTTCGGACCCCTCGCGCGTTTCCTCGCATCCGTGTGGCTCGCCCAGGCTATCGTAGTGGCGCTCTATCTCGTCTTCGTGCTCTTCTTCGGACGAACCTCACCTCTGGAGTTCCTGAGGAAAACTGGACCGCTCTACGCGACCACCGCGGCCACCTGCAGCAGCCTGGCCAGTCTCGCGGTATCGCTGGAGCTCGCCGAGAAACGCTTGAAACTGCCGCGAGCCGTATACGCCTTCACTCTCCCTCTCGGCGCCCAGTTCAACAAAGATGGTACGGCCGTCATGTTGGGCTCGGTCTTGCTCTTCACCTCTCAGTCCGCCGGCATCGATCTCGACGGTGCCGCGATGGTGAGCGTTTTGGCGCTCGGCCTAGTCCTCTCTCAGGCCTCGAGCGGGATCCCGGGCGGCGGACTGGTGTCCGCCCTCCTCTTCGTCGAGGCGTTTCAGCTTCCCGTCGAGATCGCTGCCATCGTCGGAGGGATCTATCGGCTGGTGGACATGGGGAGCACGACGGTGAACATGATGGGAGACCTCGTGGGTACCCTATGGGTGGCCCGTTCCGAAGCCCTTTCGTTTCCCGCGAACGAAGAGAGTGAGAGCGATGGCACCCACTCGGGTTGA